A segment of the Caloranaerobacter ferrireducens genome:
CAGTGTATTTAAATGATTTTAGTAAAGAAAATGAAAATTTCAAAGTAAATGGGAAAATAATTTTAAACATAAGCTCACCAGATCATGAATTTATGATAAATCTTTATAATGGGTTACTTAAAAATACAGAGTTTGAGTATAAAAGCTATAGACTAAAAAAAGAAAGAGTAAGGCTTATAAGAGAAAAAAGGATATTGAAAGATAAAGCTATTTTTAAAACATTGTCACCAATTTACATAAAAGACAAGGTGGGTAATTCGCTATCACCAGAAGATGAAAGATATGAAGAAAATCTTAATTACATATTAGATTTAACTTTAAGAAATTTTAGAGGATATGGGCTGAAAAGAGAGATAAAATTTAATCCGATTAATCTTACTAAAGTTGTAGTTAAGGAAAAAATAAGAGGCTATATTGAAAAAAATGATAATGATTATTTGTATTTAAATTCATATAAAGGTAGTTTTTATCTCGAAGGGGATGTAGAAGATTTGAATGATATATATATGCTTGGAATTGGTTTCAGAAGGAATCAGGGATTTGGAATGGTGGAGGTGATTTAATCTGAAGTTAAGGTTATATTTGAATGATTGGTTTGTAAACATGGGGATAATAGGTTTTATGAGAATTTTAAAAAAAGCTGGTAGATATAATGAATTAAATATTGAGGACAATTTTATAGAGTTTGATAGTTGTTTATTAGAAAATTTCCACAAATATTATTTTAATTATTTTTTAGAAAGATATGATATTTATAAAAGAGAAAGTAAAAAAGTTGATATTTATTTGCAAATAGGCAAGAAAGAGGAAAAATATAAAGATGCGGTAGAGTGGATTAAAAATGTGGTTGGTAATAACAGAAATAAAGTAAAAGGGAAGTTTGAAGATAAAAGTATAGAATTAAAATTTAATGAATTATATAGTCAATTAGGCAAATTAAAAAAACATATAAATTATAAACAATTAGAGGATTTAGTTGAAGAATTTAAGGTGTTGATGGAAACAGAAGAAGTAAACGAGAAGTTAACGTTAAATTATTTTAGGAGTATATTATCAACACATTTTTTCGGGCAAGCGAGTTTTTTGCAAAAAGGTTGCTCAAGTAAGAGTTTGGTAGAACAAAGTGCTATAATGTTTAAAGATTATATAAAGCCAATATTAGAAGAAGTTAGATTATATAATAAAATAGAAAAAATTAAGGATATTAAAGAATTTGGAGAGTTTATTGACCAAGAATTGAAAAACAAGAATAATTCAAAATTTTATTTAAAAATTCTTAAGTACGTAAAAAAGAATGTTTTAAAGAAAGGAATTGAATTAGAAAAGATAAAAGAATATTTGTTTAATAATTTTGGTCACTGTTCTATATGGGAAGAATATATAGCTTCAACGGATTATACAGAAGCTATTTTTATACCCTTAGCTGTAAGTAATACTAATGCACAGAATTTTATGTGGAATTTAAATACTTCATATCCTATTAGTAATTTAATTAAATTTATTTTGCTTTGTTCACCAGCAGGCACTACAGATATGAAAAATAATTATTTTGGATTTGTAAATATGGATGCTAGTGTAAATGAGTTATATAGAGTGAATGAAAATTTTATGAGCATGAAGGATGAAGAAAATCCTTTTGAAAGTTTAGTTTATGACATACTTAGTGAAGCAACTAAGAAAAGTGTATGGACTTTACAAAATATTTTATTTATAGAATTTAGTGCAAATTATGATGCTAAGAATTGTAATTTAAAATATTTTAATATTCCAAAGAATATTGCTAAATATTTTAAGAATTATAGTAAGAAGGATTTGGTATTAATATATGATAAAAAATTTAAAGGCAATCTTGTAAATTATATTCTGAATAACAAGGATATGAAGTATTTAATACAAGATAAGCTTAGAGAAAATATAAAGAATTCTTATAAGGATTCTTATGATTGTTTTCTTGCAACTAGAGCTAGGTTTACTTTAAAAAAAGTTATTAAGGGGTGTGAGGAAGTGGATAGTAGTAAACTATGGGTAATATATAAGAGCGGTCAAGATTTAAATTCATATTTTAAAGAAAAAGAATCAGAAAACAAAATACAAGGTATTGCATATAGATTGTTAAATGCTAGTAAATCAGGTAATAAAAAAGAATTTATGGATTCATTATTAAGAATATTTATGGCAGCAGGTAAAGAAGTACCAAGTTTATTCTTAAATGTTATGCATGAAAAGGATTTGGATTTTGAAACAGTAGCACATTCTTTTATATCAGGTTTAATTTCTAATAGCAATAGAGAAGTGAAGGGGGATTATTAATATGAAAAGAGGATTAACGGTTACAATTATTTTTCAAGCAAATTCTTTGAATTATGTTGGGAAAATAGGTAATATTATAGAGATAAAAAAATTAAGTAGAAATAATGGGAATACTTATACTTTTGCCTCAAGGCAATGTTTGAGATATGATATTGTAAGACTTGGTAATGAGTTATTCAATTGGAAATTAGGTACTGTTTGTAAAAATGGTACTATTCAATTTACAAAAGATACTACTATAGATAAATCGGAAGAAGTAGATTTATTTGGGTATATGATAACTGAAAGTAAATCTAGTGCTATTACTCGTCCAGCAACAGTTAGGTTGAGTCATGCAATTTCAATAGAGCCATATAGGAGCGATATGGAATTTTTAACTAGCAAAGGGTTGGCAGATAGAATAGGTGAACATCCTGATCCAGTAAATATAGAGCAGCATCAGAGTTTTTATACTTATACTGTAACTATTGATTTAGAGAAAATTGGCGTAGATAAAAAAACAAATTCAGATGAATATATAGTTTTAGATAATAAAGAAAGAGCTAAAAGAGTTAATCAGTTACTAACAATTTTAAAAGTATTAAATAGAAACATAAGAGGTAGACAAGAAAATCTATCACCATTATTTATAATAGGAGGAGTTTATGATATACCTAATCCATTTTTCCAAGGAAGAGTAGATTTGTTAACAAAAGGAGGAAAATATTATATTAATACAGATTCTATAAAAGATACTTTAGAATTAACTTTGTTTGATAAATCTATAAAAGAAAATACTTATATAGGATTAGTGAGTGGGATATTTGAGAATAAAGGTGAAATAGAAAAAATATTACCAGATAGAGTTTTATCAATAGAAGAGTTCTTTAAAGTATTACAAAATGAAGTAAAAAGGGTGTATGGGGTATAAGCTATGAGAGTGTTAAAATTGAAATTATTCCAGGAAACAGCTTGTTATAAAAAGCCTTTTGCTTTCAAAACTTGGGAAACACATCCTTTACCACCTTATTCTACAGTAATAGGAATGCTTCATAGTATTTTAAATGCAGAAGAATATATTTCTATGAGTATAAGTGTTCAGGGTAATTATGAAAGTAAATTCACAAACTTTCAAAGTATATATTTTTACAAACCAAAAGAAATAACTAAAATGCCTCTTAATATTCATCTTTTATACAATGTAAATCTAATTATTCATGTTAGAGCTGAAAATGAAATATTAGAGGAAATAGTTTTTGGTATTAAAAACTTAAATGAACATTTATCTTTAGGTAGAAAAGAAGATTTGGTTAGAATTGATGAAGTGAAATTTGTTGAAGTAAAAGAAATAGATATTGATGAATTGGATGACGGAAGAAAAATAGAGTGTCCAATATATATTCCTATTGAACAATTACCTGAAGATGTATGGGGTATAAGCTATAGGCTAAATTGGAAGTATAAAGTTATAAATGGATTAAGACAATGGGAAAAAATAAATGTGAAATATGTGGAAAGTGGTGAAATTATTAGTTATGATAACTTTTTACAAGATGAAGAGGGTGATTTAATTTATTTTAATACCCCACTATAATGTGGGGTATTTTTTGGAGGGATCTATAATGATTTATGCAAAATCAGAACCAGTAGAAGGTTTAAAAGAGCATACAGATAGGCTAATAAGAAATTATGAGAATCTAAAGAAATTATATAGTGATAAATTGAATAATGAAATAATGTGGAAACTCTTATTAATTGCTGTTAAATATCATGATGTAGGTAAGGTATATTCACCATTTCAAAATGTAATAAGAAAAAAGATAGGATTACAGCTTTTATCTGAACCTATTTCATATGATATACCTCATAATTATTTATCACCTGCTTTTATTCCATATAATAAACTTAATATTAATAAAGATGAAATGAAGATATTAATACAATCTATTGGGTATCATCATGAAAGGGATAAGGAAATTGATATAGATAAAATCAAGGAAATAATAGATAAAGATTTAAAAAAATCGATAAAAGTATTAAAAACTGAATTGGATATTGAAATTGCTGACAAGATAGGGACTAAATATGTATCAAAATTAATAAAAAGAATAAAAACAGATGATAATTTTTATTATTTGTATGTTTTAGTAAAGGGATTATTACATAGAATAGATCATTCTTCATCTGCTCATCAAGATGTAGAAGTTGATAGGCATAAGAATGTTGGGGAATATACTTTGAGATACATGAAGAGTAAGAAATTTAGTTTAAGGGATTTACAAAAATTTGCATTAAAAAATAAGGATAGAAATTTAATAATTATAGCTTCAACTGGTATTGGAAAAACTGAATCTGCTCTTTTATGGATAGATAATGACAAAGCCTTTTTTACACTTCCTTTAAGAGTAAGTATTAATGCATTGTTCGATAGAGTTAGGAAGGATATTGGATATAGTTATGTTGGATTATTGCATTCAAGTAGTTTAGATTATCTTGATGAATCAGGATACGAAAATTGGGAAGAAATATATGAACAATCAAAGATGCTTTCAAGTAAATTGAATTTTTCTACGATAGACCAGGTTTTAAAATTTCCATTTAAATATAGAGGGTATGAAAAAATATATGCAACAATGGCTTATTCAAAGGTAGTAATAGATGAAATACAAGCATATAAGCCAAGTATAGCTGCAGTTATATTAAAAGGTTTAGAAATGATATATAAAATAGGCGGAAAATTTATGATTATGACAGCTACTCTTCCCACAATATATATAGATTATCTGAGAAATAGAGGGATAATACAAGAAAAAGATCTTGTAATTAGAGAATTTCTAAGTAGTAAAATAAGACATAAGATAAGTGTGAAAGAAAAAGCAATTTATGAAGATATTGATGAGATTATTGAGAAAGGGAAAAATAGTAAGGTAATAGTGATAGTAAATACGGTAGATAGAGCTATAGAAATATATGATTATATATGTAGAAGAAAAGGTAAATTACAGAAAATATATTTATTACATTCTATGTTTATACAAGAACATAGAGCTAAATTAGAAGATGAAATAAAAGATTTTGCAAAAGATAAAAACTTAAAAGGGATATGGATTACAACTCAGCTTGTAGAAGCATCTATAGATGTGGATTTTGATTATTTATTTACAGAATTGTCAACATTAGATAGTTTGTTCCAAAGATTAGGAAGGTGTTATAGAAAAAGAGAATATGATATGAATGAACCAAATGTTTATATTTATACAAAAGATGTTAAAGGTATAGGAAGCATTTATGATAAGGATATTTTTGAATTAAGCTATAAAAAGATAAAAAAATATAATATGAAAAAATTGACTGAAAAAGACAAGGTAAAAATGGTTGAAGAATTATATTCTAGAGAAAGTCTTCAGAGTACAGAGTTTGTAAAAGAATTCGAAAAAGCTTTAACTTTTTTAGATAATATAGATGATTATGATATTAATTCAAAAGAAGCTCAGAAAATACTTAGAGATATACAGAGTGTGACAGTTGTTCCTAGAGAAATATATGATAACATACAAGATTTAATTAATCAGTTTAAAAACGAAAAAAATAGAGATAAAAAAAGAGAGATTAGAAGAAAGATTATGAGAAAGACAGTAAGTATTCCGATCTATAAAGCAAAAGGCAAAGTAACTAAAGTAAATATAAAAGGATTAGAATATATAGGAATATTAGAGAGAAAGTATGAGTTTGATGAAAAAAAGATATGCGGTAAAGGTATACTTATAGAACAAGAGCTTGCAAATATATTGTAAGGTAAGGTGATGTAATGGAATTTAATCTAGATAATTTTAAAGTTCAAGGAGTAAAAGTAAATTACTATTATATATGTAAAAGGAAACTATGGTTATACTCAAAAGGAATAACCATGGAACAAAATAGCGATAGAGTAATGATAGGTAAATTAGTTCATGAAAACTCTTATAAAAGATTAAAGAAAAAAGAAGTATTAATAGATGATATGTTAAAAATAGATATTTTAGATAATGATTATGTAAGAGAAGTGAAAATAAGTAGTAAGATGACAAAAGCGGATAAAATGCAGCTTATGTACTATTTGTATTATTTAGATAGTTTAGGAATAAAGAAAAAAGGATTAATAAACTATGTAAAAGAGAAAAGACAAGAAGAAATAGAACTAACTGATGAATATAAGAGGGAAATCGAAAAAACTTTAATTGACATTAAAGAAATTTCACAAAAAAGAAAACCTCCTGAATTAGTTAAATTACCATATTGCACGAAATGTGCATACTACGAGTTTTGTTTTGTTAAAGAGGAGGTGTAGCTATGTCAAGAGATTTTTATATATTTAGTAATGGAAGATTAAAAAGAAAAGATAATACAATATATTTTATAGATTGCTTAGAAAATAAAAGAACATTACCTATTGAACAGATAAACTGTATTCACTTATTTGGAGAAATAGATTTAAATTCTAAACTTATAAACTATTTATCACAGTACGGAATAATGCTTAGCTTTTACAACTATTATGGTTATTATTCTGGCACTTATTATCCAAGGAAAAAGAATGTTTCGGGTTTTACAGTAGTAAATCAAGCAAATCATTACAATGATTATGAAAAAAGACTTTATATAGCAAAAGCATTTGTAGACAGTGCTGTTCATCATATTCTTAAAAATATGAGAAGACATAAAGAGGGAATAGAGGATTTAATAGAGAGAATTCAAAACGAGAGAAAAAATATAGAAGAAGCACAAAGAATAGATGAATTAATGGGGATAGAGGGGAGAATAAGAAAAAGTTATTACAAGTCATTCAATAAAATATTAAAATCAGATTTTGGTATTCAGAAAAGAGAAAAAAGACCGCCAACTGATCCAGTAAATGCAATGATATCTTTTGGAAATAGTTTGATGTATACAACTGTATTGTCTGAAATATATAAAACACAGCTAGATCCAACGATAAGTTTCCTTCACGAGCCATCAGTTAAAAGATTTTCATTAGGATTAGATATTTCAGAAATATTTAAACCTTTAATTGTTGATACAGTAATATTTAGTTTAGTAAATAATAGAGTAATAACATTTGATGAATTTGATATAGAGGAAGGAATATGTTATCTAAATGAAAAAGGTAGAAAGAAATTTATTTCAGAGTATGAAAGAAAATTAGGTACAACTATAAAACACAGAAAATTGAAAAGAAAAGTATCTTATAGAATGTTTATAAGATTAGAATGTTATAAGCTTATTAAACATTTCATAGGCGATGAAGAATATAAACCTTTAAAGGCTTGGTGGTAATATGTTTGTTATACTTACATATGATGTTGGAGAGAAAAGGGTTAATAAAGTTAGAAAAAAATTAAAAGAATATTTAATTTGGACACAAAATTCAGTATTTGAAGGGGAAATAACGGAAGGAAAACTGAAAAAGTGTCTTTATGAGGTAAATAAAATTTTAAACAAGCAAGAAGATTCTCTTTATATTTATGAAATTAGGACATCTAGTCATATAAAGAAAAAAATAATTGGTATTGATAAAAGTTTTGATGATATTTTTTTATAATTCATAGGGAATTATATATCTAATTAAATTGTGGATAATTTTAAATATAATTTCCTTATGGATATGGGTAAAATCTTCCTTGATAATTTATTTAAATCGAAGATTTTGTTCTAACCATAATTTTTAGTATAATGATATGATAGATGATGGGATTTATTAAATAAGTTTTTGAAAAGTACTTTAGGATTTTGTTTTAAATCATAATTGAGAAATTTTAAGGTTGCAGTAAAGTAATTTTAATTAAAAAAGCTATGAAACTTAAGAAATATCTTAATCAAAAGGTCATTAATTTATCTTACAAAAAACACTATCGCAACTTTACTGCAAAAATACTAATTATAATTAAATTAAAATATGCTGTAAACTTTTAAATTTCTTATAAGTAGCTATTATAAAAATGGGGTTTTATATTAACTATGTGGAATGTAAAGACTTTTTTAAAACCTATTGCATTAGTAAACTGTCCTTTGTTTTATATTAACTATGTGGAATGTAAAGGCAAATTATACAACTAATATTGATAGTAAAGTTTTTGAGTTTTATATTAACTATGTGGAATGTAAAGTTTTTTAGCCAAATTGTTGCATGATCTTCACCTATAGGTTTTATATTAACTATGTGGAATGTAAAGTATCTCCATCTCGTTCTAATACTTTTGAATTATATTTAAGTTTTATATTAACTATGTGGAATGTAAAGTCTAAAGCATTCACTTCACTAACAAACATATCTATTTGTTTTATATTAACTATGTGGAATGTAAAGGTGAAACCTTCCAATTCAGGGTTATAATCTGGTAACAGTTTTATATTAACTATGTGGAATGTAAAGAGTTTCTTACCGACATTTGGTCCAAATAATGCTTTACCTGTTTTATATTAACTATGTGGAATGTAAAGGGGTTTTTCTATTACATTCAGTCCTTCTATATCTAAGTTTTATATTAACTATGTGGAATGTAAAGATAATACTATCTAAATCATTATTACCTGTTGAATTAACGTTTTATATTAACTATGTGGAATGTAAAGGTAAACAAAATTTTCTTTACATTCTTATCTACAATATCAGTTTTATATTAACTATGTGGAATGTAAAGTTCCACCATCACGAACTAAATTTCTACCCTTATAAGTTTTATATTAACTATGTGGAATGTAAAGGCTGCTCTTATTTCCCTTTTATATTCCCTAACCTGTGTTTTATATTAACTATGTGGAATGTAAAGTAAATATTGACTGCTCTTACTGCTACTGAATATGTCAGTTTTATATTAACTATGTGGAATGTAAAGTAAATATTGACTGCTCTTACTGCTACTGAATATGTCAGTTTTATATTAACTATGTGGAATGTAAAGGTGAATGATGCTCAAGCAGTTAGTTGGTTGGAGTCTATGTTTTATATTAACTATGTGGAATGTAAAGTTCGTAAGGCTTCTCTATTTCATTAACATTATTTATTCGTTTTATATTAACTATGTGGAATGTAAAGAAGATGTGAAAAGATGTGAAAGAGAGGGGGCTATTATGTTTTATATTAACTATGTGGAATGTAAAGGAATACTACATCAACTTGGTCTAATCCCCAAGGAAGTGCGTTTTATATTAACTATGTGGAATGTAAAGTGAGAAAAAACCTGATAAAGTCACACGCACAAAGCAGTTTTATATTAACTATGTGGAATGTAAAGTTAGAGGGTGCTGAATATTTTAACAATGTTTTGGATGGTTTTATATTAACTATGTGGAATGTAAAGTAATTGAAAAAATATATTTCCCTTATGATTCAGTAAGTTTTATATTAACTATGTGGAATGTAAAGTTTTCTTTTAGTATCTTACTTGCTCTATCAAATTGTTTGTTTTATATTAACTATGTGGAATGTAAAGATAGGTAAACCACATGATAGATATTATGTAGTTAAATGTTTTATATTAACTATGTGGAATGTAAAGATATTCTAGCATTAGGTCATTGGCACCAGGCAGAATAGTTTTATATTAACTATGTGGAATGTAAAGATTATAGAAGAAAATGTGGCAAGATTGATAGAAAAAGTTTTATATTAACTATGTGGAATGTAAAGGGAAACTTAGAAGCAAGAATGATTCTTAAAGCTACCTCTAGTTTTATATTAACTATGTGGAATGTAAAGAGAACAAAGGTCAGATATGGTTTTGAAATATCGTTTTTAGTTTTATATTAACTATGTGGAATGTAAAGAATGGTAGGTATATTTTCAGAAGCAAAAACAGGTGGTGTTTTATATTAACTATGTGGAATGTAAAGAGAACAAAGGTCAGATATGGTTTTGAAATATCGTTTTTAGTTTTATATTAACTATGTGGAATGTAAAGAAAGAAGGAACTAAACAGTTTGATAAATGGATGGATGAGTTTTATATTAACTATGTGGAATGTAAAGTATCCTACGACTACGTCTATACTGTCGCCATACTTAACAGTTTTATATTAACTATGTGGAATGTAAAGATATTCGGTTCTTAAACCTCGAAGTATCATTAAATAATTAGTTTTATATTAACTATGTGGAATGTAAAGAATAGTATCTCCTACAACATACCTAAAAGCACCTAGTTTTATATTAACTATGTGGAATGTAAAGAAATTATAAGCATCTTCAGCATTATACTCATTTCCTTCGTTTTATATTAACTATGTGGAATGTAAAGCTTGATGAGTTCACTAAAAGGTTACAGAGTGAGGCAGATGTTTTATATTAACTATGTGGAATGTAAAGCTGGCTAACAGAAGATAGAAAACTAGTTATTGAGTTCAGTTTTATATTAACTATGTGGAATGTAAAGTTTTAAAAATAAGACTTAAGACCTACTTAAATTATATGGTTTTATATTAACTATGTGGAATGTAAAGTGCAAATATGTAGATAGGCCTAAAAGAGATAAATTTACGTTTTATATTAACTATGTGGAATGTAAATTTGTAACATTCTTCATAACAAGTATAAGGGTAGTTTATTTTGCATTAGATATAGAAAATATAAATAAAGGTAGATGAATTGATCATCTACCTTTATTTTATTCTTTTATATAGCAAGCAACTATTTCACCGTAGTATAGAATATGGTAGTTTTGGTTCGGATAATATTTTTGTTTGATATCTTCATTAACTAGTGCTGGTTCCATAGCTTGTTGATAGACTACTTTACATTCATAATGCAATTCACAATCTCCAACAATTGGGGTTGATAAAACTTTACCATTTTCGCATGATAAATTACACTCTTTAAATTTATCAAAATCTCTTCCTGATTTTGTACCACAGAAAGCTAACTCCTTTTTCAAGTCTTTATTTAAAGGAACACTTATAGTAAATTCTTTTGCTTTTTCTAAAAGCTCATATGTATATCTTGAATAACGAACAGCTACTGTGAAAATTGGTTTGTTCCAAATAAATCCTATATTTCCCCAACCTATAGTCATTGTATTAATCTTGTCTTCGTGTTTAACAGTTAAAAAAGCTCCTTTTGGTAGTTGTTTAAGCATCTCTTTTGAATATTCGTAGTAAGCTATATCTCTATACATTTGAATTCCCTCCTATAAATTCTTTCTACCATTATATAATATTTATTTTTATTCAGCATTTAAAGTTTTACTTATTAGAATGATAAATTGAAGGAATTTTTAGAATAAAGTCGAATTATTTAAGTTAAAGCGGGGAGGGATTTAAATGAAATTAAAATTTTTTATTACAGCATTCATAGTATTTCTACTGGGTATGGCGATGCCTTGGATAATAACAGGAAGTAATTACGTTGCAGAATTGACAAGCTTTGAACTTGCAGTAATAGTTGTAGTAGCTTTAGTAATTCCTTATGGATTTACACTGCTAATGGGAAAGTTTCAAAAGGCATATGTTGTGAAATCTAGTGAATTATTAAATAGAGTAACACAAGGCAGTCTTACTCAAACTATAAAAGATGGTTACGATAAAACATTTAAAGAGATGGTAGTATCATTAAACAAGATGATAGCTAATATTAGAAGCTTAGTAGGAAAAATGCTAGTTGCTTCAGATAAAGTTTCTACTTATTCTGGGAGTATAGCAAAAGACTGTGAGGTAGTAAGTCAATCCATTGAAGAAATATCAACAACTATAAATGAAATTTCTCAGGGACTTGAATTTCAAGCTGAAAGGGCTATGAATACTAAAAATAGTACTATGCAGATTGTTGAAAGTTCTCAGACAATTGCCAACTTTGCTGAGGATACATATTCTATAACAAGAGAAATGAAAGAAAAGATAAACGAATCTGGAGAAAAACTTCAAGGATTAATTGATAATTTAGAGAATAGCGAAAAAAATAATGTTGAATTAGCTGTTGAAATAGAGAATTTGAATCGTGATGCTAAGGAAATAAAGGACATAATAGCTATAGTTAGTGGAATAAGTGAGCAAACAAATCTCTTAGCATTAAATGCAGCAATAGAAGCAGCAAGAGCTGGAGAAGTAGGTAAAGGATTTGCAGTGGTAGCTGAAGAGGTTAGGAAATTAGCAGAGGAATCAGAAAAATCTGCTTCTAAAATAAGACAGATAGTAGAAAATATATCTCAAAAAATAGATCGTATAGCTGAGCATATTGAGATGCAGGTTACAGATATGAAAAAGAACGTGCAGTATGCTGAAGAATTTAAAGAATTGTTTGATAAAGTTAAACAGACATCTGATGCTACTTTAAATTCTACAGAAGAGATACTAAAACTATCGGAAAGTGGCATTTCACATGCCCGTAAAGTAGATGAACTTATGGAAGAAATATCTGCGGTTACACAGCAGACTGCAGCAGGAATGGAAGAAATAAATGCTTCTACTCAAGAAGAAGTGAATTTGGTTAAGGTAATTTCTAAGTCAGTAGAAAAGTTGACTAACATGTCAAAAGAATTAACTGAATTTATCAGAGAAATTGAAGGTAGCTATAAAATTAGTAAAGATGATGAGAAGAGAATAAAGGATGCTGAAAAAATTCTGAAAGATTCAACAATAGAGTATGGATTAGATAATCCAGAAGATGAAGAAAAGGCACGAAACTTTATTGATAATATAAGTAGGAAATATGATAAACTTTTTGAAGTAGTTGTTGTATTAGATTCTAAAGGAGATGTAAAAGGTTCTACTATAGCTATTGATGTAGATAATTTAGCTCATAGATCTTATTTTAAAGAAGCTATAATGGGTAATTCATATATTTCTAAACCTTATATTTCTATTATGACAGATGACTACTGTGTGA
Coding sequences within it:
- a CDS encoding methyl-accepting chemotaxis protein, whose amino-acid sequence is MKLKFFITAFIVFLLGMAMPWIITGSNYVAELTSFELAVIVVVALVIPYGFTLLMGKFQKAYVVKSSELLNRVTQGSLTQTIKDGYDKTFKEMVVSLNKMIANIRSLVGKMLVASDKVSTYSGSIAKDCEVVSQSIEEISTTINEISQGLEFQAERAMNTKNSTMQIVESSQTIANFAEDTYSITREMKEKINESGEKLQGLIDNLENSEKNNVELAVEIENLNRDAKEIKDIIAIVSGISEQTNLLALNAAIEAARAGEVGKGFAVVAEEVRKLAEESEKSASKIRQIVENISQKIDRIAEHIEMQVTDMKKNVQYAEEFKELFDKVKQTSDATLNSTEEILKLSESGISHARKVDELMEEISAVTQQTAAGMEEINASTQEEVNLVKVISKSVEKLTNMSKELTEFIREIEGSYKISKDDEKRIKDAEKILKDSTIEYGLDNPEDEEKARNFIDNISRKYDKLFEVVVVLDSKGDVKGSTIAIDVDNLAHRSYFKEAIMGNSYISKPYISIMTDDYCVTIAIPIIFNGQVNGVVVGDVKL
- the cas2 gene encoding CRISPR-associated endonuclease Cas2 produces the protein MFVILTYDVGEKRVNKVRKKLKEYLIWTQNSVFEGEITEGKLKKCLYEVNKILNKQEDSLYIYEIRTSSHIKKKIIGIDKSFDDIFL
- a CDS encoding flavin reductase family protein; amino-acid sequence: MYRDIAYYEYSKEMLKQLPKGAFLTVKHEDKINTMTIGWGNIGFIWNKPIFTVAVRYSRYTYELLEKAKEFTISVPLNKDLKKELAFCGTKSGRDFDKFKECNLSCENGKVLSTPIVGDCELHYECKVVYQQAMEPALVNEDIKQKYYPNQNYHILYYGEIVACYIKE
- the cas1b gene encoding type I-B CRISPR-associated endonuclease Cas1b, with the protein product MSRDFYIFSNGRLKRKDNTIYFIDCLENKRTLPIEQINCIHLFGEIDLNSKLINYLSQYGIMLSFYNYYGYYSGTYYPRKKNVSGFTVVNQANHYNDYEKRLYIAKAFVDSAVHHILKNMRRHKEGIEDLIERIQNERKNIEEAQRIDELMGIEGRIRKSYYKSFNKILKSDFGIQKREKRPPTDPVNAMISFGNSLMYTTVLSEIYKTQLDPTISFLHEPSVKRFSLGLDISEIFKPLIVDTVIFSLVNNRVITFDEFDIEEGICYLNEKGRKKFISEYERKLGTTIKHRKLKRKVSYRMFIRLECYKLIKHFIGDEEYKPLKAWW